From Bacillus basilensis, a single genomic window includes:
- the fabZ gene encoding 3-hydroxyacyl-ACP dehydratase FabZ — protein sequence MLDIQQIKEIIPHRYPFLLVDKVLEVEEGKRAIGIKNVTANEEFFNGHFPDYPVMPGVLIVEALAQVGAVAMLKKEENRGRLAFFAGIDNCRFKRQVRPGDQLRLEVEMTRVRGAIGKGKAIATVDGEIACETEITFALGDKKE from the coding sequence ATGCTAGATATTCAACAAATTAAAGAAATAATTCCTCATCGATATCCATTTCTACTAGTGGATAAAGTTTTAGAAGTAGAAGAAGGAAAGCGTGCTATTGGGATAAAGAATGTTACAGCTAATGAAGAATTTTTTAATGGACATTTTCCTGATTATCCTGTAATGCCAGGTGTTTTAATTGTAGAGGCTTTAGCGCAAGTTGGAGCAGTTGCTATGTTGAAGAAAGAGGAAAATCGTGGTCGCTTAGCATTCTTCGCAGGCATCGATAATTGCCGTTTTAAACGACAAGTCCGCCCAGGTGATCAGCTTCGTTTAGAAGTTGAAATGACGCGTGTACGTGGAGCAATTGGGAAAGGAAAAGCAATTGCTACTGTAGATGGTGAAATTGCTTGTGAGACAGAAATAACATTCGCTCTTGGAGATAAAAAAGAATAG
- a CDS encoding CoxG family protein: MAKGIHTIELNTSPDQIWKFISDINNWAPLVTGYVKHKVIDDKHSTWRLHGDLGFIKRDVSLNVEIIEWQMPNKISFTMTSPTKKLIGSGFFHAESISPATTKVTSQLELRTTGKGAFVFNGAIKPFVHKMTKQLSKKVADKLMEQL, encoded by the coding sequence ATGGCAAAAGGTATACATACTATAGAGTTAAATACTTCACCAGATCAAATTTGGAAATTTATTAGTGATATAAACAATTGGGCTCCACTAGTCACAGGCTATGTTAAACATAAAGTTATTGATGACAAACATTCGACTTGGCGTTTGCACGGTGATTTAGGATTTATTAAACGAGACGTTAGTCTAAATGTTGAAATTATTGAATGGCAAATGCCTAATAAAATTAGCTTTACGATGACTTCTCCAACAAAAAAATTAATTGGTAGCGGCTTCTTTCATGCTGAATCAATCTCTCCTGCTACTACAAAAGTCACAAGTCAGTTAGAATTGCGAACAACCGGTAAAGGAGCCTTTGTCTTCAACGGCGCAATAAAACCATTTGTTCATAAAATGACAAAGCAACTTTCTAAAAAAGTGGCAGATAAATTAATGGAACAGTTATAA